A region from the Acyrthosiphon pisum isolate AL4f chromosome A1, pea_aphid_22Mar2018_4r6ur, whole genome shotgun sequence genome encodes:
- the LOC100161806 gene encoding cuticular protein-like precursor — translation MRSCQVFAALSVMTACTMAIPIFVEGGPRSQSSESAENYAPKAYKFDYAVHDPETYDVKSQWEAREGDVVKGAYSVLEPDGAMRLVEYTAGPETGFNAVVSRSDSGNTGYRKPSNDAFDF, via the exons ATGAGATCGTGTCAA GTGTTTGCTGCACTCAGCGTGATGACGGCGTGCACCATGGCCATACCGATTTTCGTCGAAGGAGGACCCAGGTCCCAGAGCTCAGAGTCCGCCGAAAATTAC GCGCCCAAAGCGTACAAGTTCGATTACGCCGTCCACGACCCGGAAACGTACGACGTGAAAAGTCAATGGGAGGCACGCGAAGGTGACGTGGTCAAGGGAGCTTACAGCGTTCTGGAACCCGATGGTGCCATGAGGCTGGTCGAGTACACCGCTGGACCGGAAACGGGTTTCAACGCGGTGGTCAGCCGGTCCGACAGCGGAAACACGGGCTACAGGAAGCCCAGCAACGACGCGTTCGACTTCTGA